A part of Geoalkalibacter sp. genomic DNA contains:
- the wecB gene encoding non-hydrolyzing UDP-N-acetylglucosamine 2-epimerase, whose translation MKILCVVGARPNFMKVAPIIDELKRRGIDYLLVHTGQHYDEKMSKLFFVDLGMPKPDVDLEVGSGSHARQTGEVLMRIEPVLERERPDVVIVVGDVNSTLAATLAAAKLCIPVAHVEAGLRSFDRAMPEEINRLMTDSVADFLFTTEELASEHLRREGIPEEKIFFVGNTMIDSLMKHVRRADDSPILRQLGVAPKSYGVVTLHRPSNVDEPGNLRGILEALSTIARELPLVFPVHPRTRKRISEFGLDDLLAQGFILSEPLGYLDFLKLNKDARIVLTDSGGIQEETTVLGVPCITLRHNTERPITVTAGTNQLVGSDKQQILAAAAKVLGGQAEKKQVPPLWDGHAAGRIVDILVKSL comes from the coding sequence ATGAAAATCTTATGTGTCGTCGGCGCGCGCCCCAACTTCATGAAGGTCGCGCCCATCATCGATGAACTCAAGCGGCGCGGCATCGACTACCTGCTGGTGCATACCGGGCAGCACTACGATGAAAAGATGAGCAAGCTGTTTTTCGTCGATCTCGGCATGCCCAAGCCCGACGTCGATCTCGAAGTCGGATCGGGAAGCCATGCGCGCCAGACCGGCGAAGTGCTCATGCGCATCGAGCCGGTGCTCGAGCGCGAACGGCCCGACGTGGTGATCGTCGTCGGCGACGTCAATTCGACTCTCGCCGCCACCCTGGCCGCCGCCAAGTTGTGCATCCCCGTGGCGCACGTCGAGGCCGGTCTGCGCAGCTTTGATCGCGCCATGCCCGAGGAGATCAACCGCCTCATGACCGACAGCGTCGCCGACTTTCTGTTCACCACCGAGGAACTGGCCTCCGAGCATCTGCGCCGCGAAGGCATCCCCGAGGAAAAAATCTTCTTCGTCGGCAACACCATGATCGACAGCCTGATGAAGCATGTGCGGCGCGCCGATGATTCACCCATCCTGCGGCAACTCGGCGTGGCGCCCAAGAGCTACGGGGTGGTCACCCTGCACCGGCCCTCCAACGTCGATGAGCCCGGTAATCTGCGCGGCATCCTCGAAGCCCTGAGCACCATCGCCCGCGAGCTGCCCCTGGTGTTTCCCGTACATCCGCGCACCCGCAAGCGCATCAGCGAATTCGGCCTGGACGATCTTCTCGCCCAGGGCTTCATCCTGAGCGAGCCCCTGGGTTATCTCGATTTTCTCAAGCTCAACAAGGATGCCCGCATCGTCCTTACCGACTCCGGCGGCATCCAGGAGGAAACCACGGTGCTGGGCGTGCCCTGCATCACCCTGCGCCACAACACCGAGCGCCCCATCACCGTCACCGCAGGCACCAACCAACTGGTGGGCTCGGACAAACAACAGATCCTCGCCGCCGCCGCCAAGGTGCTCGGCGGCCAGGCCGAGAAAAAGCAGGTGCCGCCCCTGTGGGACGGCCACGCGGCAGGGCGCATCGTCGATATATTGGTGAAATCGTTGTAG
- a CDS encoding TIGR03087 family PEP-CTERM/XrtA system glycosyltransferase: protein MRKNILYLAHRIPYPPNKGDKIRTFHEVKHLAEMHDLYLAFLVDDPADIKHVDALREFCVDLAWERIEPRWKKIQVAPQMLLGKPLSLPYFYSPRLQRAIDAWATTRKFDAVVCFSGPMAEYVFRSDALAGQGAKRIMDFCDVDSDKWGQYAVDAKFPMNIVYGLEQKRLLAYEARVNQTFDHSVFTTDQEVRLFRDLVPAARNLHVVGNGVDFDYFAPGAGRGEALPRPRATQRVAPTTDDSAGDLVFTGAMDYHANVDAVVWFCREILPRIREAGIDADFCIVGGKPTPEVQALGQIAGVQVTGFVDDIRPWYARAAVSVIPLRLARGVQNKVLEAMAMGRPVVTTRKVAEGVGAKDGDHLLVADGHKAFAGAVIDLYQDPAARRQLGEAARRFVVENFDWRRNMEKLEKFL, encoded by the coding sequence ATGAGAAAAAACATTCTTTACCTTGCCCATCGCATCCCCTATCCGCCCAACAAGGGGGACAAGATCCGGACGTTCCACGAGGTGAAGCACCTCGCTGAAATGCACGATCTGTATCTCGCTTTTCTCGTCGACGATCCCGCCGACATCAAGCATGTCGATGCCTTGCGGGAATTCTGTGTCGACCTGGCCTGGGAGCGGATCGAGCCGCGCTGGAAAAAAATTCAGGTCGCGCCTCAAATGTTGCTCGGCAAGCCCTTGAGTTTGCCCTACTTTTACTCGCCCAGGCTGCAACGCGCCATCGACGCCTGGGCGACCACCCGAAAGTTTGATGCCGTCGTTTGCTTTTCCGGCCCCATGGCCGAATATGTGTTCCGATCCGATGCCCTGGCCGGCCAAGGGGCCAAACGGATCATGGATTTTTGCGACGTGGATTCCGACAAATGGGGGCAGTATGCCGTCGATGCGAAATTCCCCATGAACATCGTTTACGGCCTGGAGCAAAAGAGATTGTTGGCCTACGAGGCGCGCGTCAACCAGACGTTTGATCATTCCGTGTTCACCACCGACCAGGAAGTGCGCCTGTTCCGCGATCTCGTTCCCGCCGCCCGCAACCTCCATGTCGTCGGCAACGGCGTGGATTTCGATTATTTTGCCCCCGGTGCTGGTAGGGGCGAGGCGTTGCCTCGCCCAAGGGCGACCCAGCGGGTCGCCCCTACGACGGATGATTCCGCCGGCGATCTCGTCTTCACCGGCGCCATGGACTATCACGCCAATGTCGATGCCGTGGTGTGGTTTTGCCGCGAAATCCTGCCGCGGATCCGCGAGGCCGGCATCGATGCCGATTTTTGTATCGTCGGCGGCAAGCCGACACCCGAGGTGCAGGCCTTGGGGCAAATCGCGGGGGTACAGGTCACGGGCTTCGTGGATGACATCCGCCCTTGGTACGCGCGGGCGGCGGTCAGCGTCATCCCCTTGCGCCTGGCGCGCGGGGTGCAGAACAAGGTGCTTGAAGCCATGGCCATGGGACGGCCCGTCGTGACCACGCGCAAAGTGGCCGAGGGCGTCGGCGCCAAGGACGGGGACCATCTTCTGGTGGCCGATGGGCACAAAGCCTTCGCGGGCGCCGTGATCGATTTGTATCAAGACCCCGCGGCGCGTCGGCAGTTGGGAGAAGCCGCCCGGCGGTTCGTGGTGGAGAATTTCGACTGGCGGCGCAATATGGAAAAGTTGGAGAAATTTCTATGA
- a CDS encoding FemAB family XrtA/PEP-CTERM system-associated protein: protein MNIRGFQESDGPAWDEFVLSRTEGTAYQLTGWKQAVESAYGFRGAYLLAKQGSTLRGVLPLIDFRVPLAGRALISLPYCDAGGVLADSAEVAEALYHEALVLAERRGARCTIRSTAPLAFAGEAQTGKVRMLLDLPSGSAALLSSLKSKLRSQVNKPARDGLTTKLGGAELVGDFYGIFSANMRDLGSPVHSRRWIEAVVSAYGQRARVAVVYTPHGKAAAAGIVLRHATTISIPWASSLRKYNNLNANMLLYWTFLSQAADEGFKVFDFGRSTPGEGTYRFKEQWGARPHPLHWYEAAAATRQGTDATPSRKRRMAAALWSRMPEAGTLWLGPRIRKYISL, encoded by the coding sequence ATGAACATTCGCGGTTTTCAAGAGAGCGACGGCCCTGCCTGGGACGAGTTCGTGCTGAGTCGAACCGAAGGCACGGCGTATCAGCTCACGGGCTGGAAACAGGCGGTGGAATCCGCCTATGGCTTTCGGGGAGCCTATCTTCTCGCGAAACAGGGTTCGACCCTGCGCGGGGTTTTGCCCCTGATTGATTTCCGCGTGCCCTTGGCCGGACGCGCCCTCATTTCCTTGCCTTACTGCGATGCGGGCGGCGTGCTGGCCGACAGCGCGGAGGTCGCCGAGGCCTTGTATCACGAGGCGCTGGTCCTCGCCGAGCGTCGAGGCGCCCGCTGCACGATCCGCTCGACGGCGCCCCTGGCCTTCGCCGGCGAAGCCCAAACCGGCAAGGTGCGCATGCTTCTCGATCTGCCGTCGGGTTCCGCCGCGCTTCTGTCCTCGCTGAAATCCAAGCTGCGCAGCCAGGTCAACAAGCCCGCGCGCGACGGATTGACGACAAAGCTCGGCGGGGCCGAACTGGTGGGGGATTTCTACGGGATTTTTTCCGCCAACATGCGTGACCTCGGTTCGCCGGTGCACAGCCGTCGCTGGATCGAGGCCGTTGTTAGCGCTTATGGCCAACGGGCGCGGGTCGCCGTCGTCTATACGCCGCACGGCAAGGCCGCCGCGGCGGGGATCGTGCTGCGCCATGCGACGACGATCTCCATCCCCTGGGCTTCGTCCTTGCGCAAGTACAACAACCTCAACGCCAACATGCTTCTCTATTGGACATTTCTCTCCCAGGCCGCCGACGAGGGCTTCAAGGTCTTTGATTTCGGCCGCTCGACGCCGGGGGAAGGAACCTATCGATTCAAGGAACAGTGGGGGGCACGGCCGCATCCGCTCCATTGGTATGAAGCCGCTGCGGCGACCCGTCAAGGCACGGACGCCACGCCCTCGAGAAAGCGGCGCATGGCGGCGGCGCTCTGGAGTCGAATGCCCGAGGCGGGCACCCTCTGGCTGGGTCCACGCATTCGCAAGTACATCTCCCTATGA
- a CDS encoding XrtA system polysaccharide deacetylase, whose product MTLNALSIDVEDYFQVSAFEGISPPDTWECRELRVERNTERVLELLDEAGGVRATFFILGWVAERCPDLVRRIAAGGHEIASHGFGHQRICFLDPAAFREDVRRSKGLLEDLCGRAVHGYRAPSYSISERTPWAFDELHAAGYLYDSSICPVRHDFYGMPHWPRFSCMAVKGADGSWCPLPHTLQETKALHSIPVSTVRLGGRNIPIAGGGYFRLFPYAVTRWGLNSINTDEKRPFVFYLHPWELDPGQPRMSGAGWKSRFRHYLNLDKTEKRFVRLLKDFRFAPIREVFGIQ is encoded by the coding sequence ATGACGCTCAACGCTCTCAGCATCGACGTCGAGGACTATTTCCAGGTATCGGCCTTCGAGGGGATCAGCCCCCCCGACACCTGGGAGTGCCGCGAACTGCGCGTCGAGCGCAACACCGAGCGGGTGCTCGAACTGCTCGACGAGGCGGGCGGGGTGCGCGCCACCTTCTTCATCCTCGGCTGGGTCGCCGAGCGCTGCCCCGATTTGGTGCGGCGCATCGCGGCGGGCGGCCACGAGATCGCCAGTCACGGCTTCGGGCATCAGCGCATCTGTTTTCTCGACCCCGCTGCCTTTCGCGAGGATGTGCGCCGCAGCAAGGGGCTGCTCGAAGATCTCTGCGGCCGAGCGGTCCACGGCTACCGGGCGCCGAGCTATTCCATCTCCGAGCGCACGCCCTGGGCCTTCGACGAACTGCACGCCGCCGGCTATCTCTACGATTCGAGCATCTGTCCGGTGCGTCATGATTTTTACGGCATGCCTCACTGGCCGCGGTTTTCGTGCATGGCGGTCAAGGGGGCCGACGGCTCCTGGTGCCCGCTGCCGCATACCCTTCAGGAAACCAAGGCGCTTCATTCCATCCCCGTTTCCACGGTGCGCCTCGGCGGACGCAACATCCCCATCGCCGGCGGGGGTTATTTTCGCCTGTTTCCCTACGCCGTCACCCGTTGGGGACTCAACAGCATCAATACCGACGAGAAGCGGCCCTTCGTGTTCTATCTGCATCCCTGGGAACTCGACCCCGGGCAGCCGCGCATGAGCGGAGCGGGGTGGAAAAGCCGCTTTCGCCACTATCTCAATCTCGACAAGACGGAAAAGCGTTTCGTGCGGCTGCTCAAGGATTTTCGTTTCGCGCCGATTCGCGAGGTGTTTGGGATTCAATGA
- a CDS encoding XrtA/PEP-CTERM system-associated ATPase, protein MYEAFFNFTRKPFELVPNPDFLFPSKSHKKAITYLDYGIKEKVGFILLSGEVGAGKTTLVRNLVRSIRGKTPLAIVFNTSVDSAQLIAMINEDFGLAVEGKGKGELIRDLNSFLIDEFGKGMQPVLIIDEAQNLSPEHLEEIRLLSNLETDSAKLLQIILVGQPEIRAMIARPELRQLRQRISVSCHLDPLTREEVEEYILHRMEKAGNRAAVSTSPEVFDAIHSYSRGIPRLINIICDFLLVAAFAEETRELNLDLARDVLGDLDLDHRYWTDRVTPPKALVSESPPSPDLLDRLIQHMQSLEEKISALPADTEGKGGDAALLISENNRVLSGSLDRLAKDVGLIYKTLQQVQFEIEALKTQVRDQQSRPTSPTQTAKPAPQPGLLKRMFG, encoded by the coding sequence ATGTATGAGGCGTTTTTCAATTTCACCCGCAAGCCCTTCGAGTTGGTGCCCAACCCCGACTTTCTGTTTCCCAGCAAGTCGCACAAAAAGGCCATCACCTACCTCGATTACGGCATCAAGGAGAAGGTCGGCTTCATTCTTCTGAGCGGCGAAGTCGGCGCGGGCAAGACCACCCTGGTGCGCAACCTGGTGCGCAGCATCCGCGGCAAGACGCCCCTGGCCATCGTGTTCAACACCAGTGTCGACTCCGCGCAGTTGATCGCCATGATCAACGAAGATTTTGGCCTCGCGGTGGAAGGCAAGGGCAAGGGCGAGCTGATCCGCGACCTCAACAGCTTCCTCATCGACGAGTTCGGCAAGGGCATGCAGCCGGTGCTGATCATCGACGAGGCGCAGAACCTGAGCCCCGAGCACCTCGAGGAAATCCGCCTGCTCTCCAACCTCGAAACCGACAGCGCCAAGCTGCTGCAGATCATTCTCGTCGGCCAGCCCGAAATCCGTGCCATGATCGCGCGACCCGAACTTCGCCAGTTGCGCCAGCGCATCAGCGTCAGCTGCCATCTCGATCCCCTGACGCGGGAAGAGGTCGAGGAGTACATCCTGCATCGCATGGAAAAAGCCGGCAATCGCGCGGCGGTGAGCACCAGTCCCGAGGTGTTCGACGCCATTCACAGCTACAGCCGGGGCATTCCGCGTCTCATCAACATCATCTGCGATTTTCTGCTGGTCGCCGCCTTTGCCGAGGAAACCCGCGAGTTGAACCTGGATCTGGCCCGCGACGTGCTGGGCGATCTCGACCTCGATCACCGTTACTGGACCGATCGCGTCACCCCACCCAAGGCGCTCGTATCCGAATCCCCGCCTTCGCCGGATCTGCTGGATCGGCTGATTCAGCACATGCAGTCCCTGGAAGAAAAAATCAGTGCCCTGCCCGCCGATACGGAAGGAAAGGGCGGCGACGCGGCGCTGCTGATCAGCGAAAACAACCGCGTGCTGAGCGGCAGCCTGGATCGTTTGGCCAAGGATGTGGGCCTGATCTACAAAACCTTGCAGCAGGTGCAGTTTGAGATCGAAGCCCTCAAGACGCAGGTGCGCGACCAGCAAAGTCGCCCGACCTCGCCGACCCAGACCGCCAAACCGGCCCCGCAACCAGGGCTTCTCAAACGGATGTTCGGATGA
- a CDS encoding TIGR03016 family PEP-CTERM system-associated outer membrane protein translates to MKSMIFQLAAAGSLLLLCASAAQAAFSFTPRVLVRGEYNDNLSLTKDNKESDFITTLHPGFNLTWETRPVTLSLDYGLRFRYYLDHSERNEDSLRQSQRASLAADFNLYREVLFLNITDVYERVTIDEGGAGGIDNDLINLTDSNRLRVNPYLRLQPWRTVTLRADYIYDNVWYERDEAIDYENHTGSLTLTKEISAKVQGWVSGSHSLHRPRSNDRGPTPDADRDFDRSDARAGLNWAPTERLSFDGYYGKGWIDYLDRANQTLDLYGLGFRYLLGPEKTLGARYDITTSFSVNNGLVENKRYEAFIEFTPRLTSRWSVFYRESDYLILDRFDETLGVSVGGEYPWTNKVGLSYLVLLTRHDREELGVPSEKFKRYGTRLGLYRDMRIGRFHLGYTWNKNDSDIGGNDYTNNIVWAEMRFVF, encoded by the coding sequence ATGAAATCAATGATATTTCAATTGGCCGCCGCTGGTTCCCTTTTGTTGTTGTGCGCGTCCGCGGCGCAGGCGGCATTCAGCTTCACGCCGCGCGTGCTGGTGCGTGGGGAATACAACGACAACCTGTCCCTCACCAAGGACAACAAGGAGTCCGACTTCATCACCACCCTGCATCCCGGGTTCAACCTCACCTGGGAAACTCGCCCCGTGACCCTGTCCCTGGATTACGGCCTGCGCTTTCGCTATTACCTCGATCACAGCGAACGCAACGAAGACTCGTTGCGTCAGAGCCAGAGGGCCAGTCTCGCCGCCGACTTCAATCTCTACCGCGAGGTGCTGTTCCTCAACATCACCGACGTCTATGAGCGCGTGACCATCGACGAAGGCGGCGCCGGCGGCATCGACAACGACCTCATCAACCTCACCGACTCCAACCGCCTGCGCGTCAATCCTTATCTGCGCCTGCAGCCCTGGCGCACCGTCACCCTGCGCGCCGACTACATTTACGACAACGTCTGGTACGAGCGCGACGAAGCCATCGACTACGAAAACCATACCGGCTCGCTGACCCTGACCAAGGAAATCAGCGCGAAAGTACAGGGCTGGGTGAGCGGCAGCCATTCGCTGCATCGGCCCCGCAGCAATGATCGCGGCCCCACGCCCGACGCCGACCGGGATTTCGACCGCAGCGACGCCCGCGCCGGGCTCAACTGGGCGCCCACCGAGCGGCTGAGTTTCGACGGCTACTACGGCAAGGGCTGGATCGACTACCTGGATCGCGCCAATCAGACCCTGGATCTCTATGGCCTCGGCTTTCGTTACCTGCTGGGGCCAGAGAAAACCCTGGGCGCCCGCTACGACATCACGACCAGCTTTTCCGTGAACAATGGGCTGGTGGAAAACAAGCGCTATGAAGCCTTCATCGAATTCACCCCGAGACTGACCTCGCGCTGGTCCGTGTTCTACCGCGAGAGCGACTATCTCATTCTGGATCGCTTCGATGAAACCCTCGGTGTTTCCGTGGGCGGCGAATACCCCTGGACCAACAAGGTGGGGTTGAGCTACCTGGTGCTGCTGACGCGCCATGACCGCGAGGAGTTGGGGGTGCCCAGCGAGAAGTTCAAGCGCTACGGCACGCGCCTCGGCCTGTATCGCGACATGCGCATCGGTCGTTTTCACCTTGGTTACACCTGGAACAAGAACGACTCCGACATCGGCGGCAACGACTACACCAACAACATCGTCTGGGCGGAAATGAGGTTTGTGTTCTGA
- a CDS encoding XrtA-associated tyrosine autokinase, whose amino-acid sequence MSRIEKALEKAIQKRSQETLDGFTPSAAPEARVPAGSHKAHLDYAAFEQVPRPLVNNPCLITATQPSSPISEQYRKLKSLLIKMTRSEKSRNSVLVTSTVGGEGKTVTALNLAITLAQEYDHTVLLVEADLRRPTIMNYLGLQAGIGLADCVLDGLDVGEALVKTGIGKLSVLPAGRPVKDPVEVFSSVRMAKLLAEVKSRYSDRFVIIDSTPLLPFAEGHILAGLVDSVIFVARQDYTPFDKLKEALASLKTPNLLGVVCNDIDGGITGTGYYGYYGYYKYAEKGS is encoded by the coding sequence ATGAGCCGTATTGAAAAGGCCCTGGAAAAGGCCATCCAGAAACGATCCCAGGAAACCCTCGACGGATTCACGCCGTCCGCGGCACCTGAAGCGAGGGTTCCTGCCGGTTCCCACAAAGCCCATCTTGATTACGCGGCCTTCGAGCAGGTGCCTCGCCCGCTGGTGAACAACCCCTGCCTGATCACGGCCACGCAGCCCTCCTCGCCCATTTCCGAGCAGTACCGCAAGCTCAAGTCGCTGCTCATCAAGATGACGCGCAGCGAGAAAAGCCGCAATTCGGTGCTCGTCACCAGTACCGTCGGCGGCGAGGGCAAGACGGTGACGGCCCTCAACCTGGCCATCACCCTGGCGCAGGAATACGATCATACGGTCCTGCTCGTCGAGGCCGATCTGCGGCGGCCCACCATCATGAACTATCTGGGGCTGCAAGCCGGCATCGGGCTGGCCGACTGCGTTCTCGACGGGCTCGATGTGGGCGAGGCGCTGGTCAAGACCGGCATCGGCAAGCTCTCGGTGCTGCCCGCCGGGCGACCCGTGAAGGATCCCGTCGAGGTGTTTTCCTCGGTGCGCATGGCCAAGCTGCTCGCCGAGGTCAAATCCCGCTACAGCGATCGCTTCGTCATCATCGACTCGACGCCCCTTCTGCCCTTCGCCGAGGGGCATATTCTCGCCGGTCTGGTCGATTCCGTCATTTTCGTCGCGCGCCAGGACTACACCCCCTTCGACAAGCTCAAGGAAGCCCTGGCCTCGCTCAAGACCCCCAATCTGCTCGGGGTGGTCTGCAACGACATCGATGGCGGCATCACCGGCACGGGGTATTACGGCTATTACGGCTATTACAAATACGCGGAGAAGGGATCGTAG
- a CDS encoding XrtA system polysaccharide chain length determinant has translation MESPLKQVKKYLFLVYKKRFIFLFTSLLVMVSIAGASFFMTKKYEASSTVFIERNMIDGLLKGITITPSMNDRIRVLRDYMLSRDLISRTLKKLDADLRAPTPEQFEAMINKYQRATSIRLRGGDLFIVSLRDENPAFARDFVNALVQTYVEENISSKREEAFGASRFISEQLAFFKNKLDEAQDKIIQFRREREIYSTVSEGALLGNISRYEAEIEQLKVQKNQMMAGITAMRKQLELMRKASARNPGNPLAASMLDGGAAQIAQLEARRRELLQVYNEGHPELVRLQARIDAIRQGGESPGAGDAALAEGAFNPSEDPVYVDLKMRLNMAESEYQALDGRERELHALVQQTQIKLRDYPEEKKVLADLERERNNYQSLYEQLLQRQGVTEVSKQMEVADKTTTFRIVDPAVLPRTPVSIDRLKVMLFGVFVGFGAGIALVVLLELISGKFKDVNDLRQLGVPILAEIPSIPNPVLEARRKKFNMARYACAACGFLIVGGFLLHDALGLGVIDQFIIDTRLDQLVGKVMSFII, from the coding sequence ATGGAAAGTCCGCTCAAGCAGGTCAAGAAGTATCTGTTTCTGGTCTACAAGAAACGCTTCATTTTTCTCTTCACCAGCTTGCTGGTCATGGTGAGCATCGCGGGCGCGAGCTTTTTCATGACCAAGAAATACGAGGCGTCAAGCACCGTCTTCATCGAGCGCAACATGATCGACGGGCTGCTCAAGGGCATCACCATCACCCCGTCCATGAACGATCGCATCCGGGTGCTGCGTGATTACATGCTCAGTCGCGATCTGATCTCGCGCACCCTGAAAAAACTCGACGCGGACTTGAGAGCCCCAACGCCCGAACAGTTCGAGGCCATGATCAACAAATACCAGCGGGCCACCAGTATTCGGCTGCGCGGCGGCGATCTGTTCATCGTCTCGCTGCGCGACGAGAATCCGGCCTTCGCCCGCGATTTCGTCAATGCCCTGGTGCAGACCTATGTCGAGGAGAACATTTCCTCCAAGCGCGAGGAGGCCTTCGGCGCCAGCCGGTTCATCTCCGAGCAGCTTGCGTTTTTCAAGAACAAGCTCGATGAAGCGCAAGACAAAATCATCCAGTTTCGCCGCGAGCGTGAAATCTACTCCACCGTCAGCGAAGGCGCCCTGCTCGGCAACATCAGCCGCTACGAGGCCGAGATCGAGCAGCTCAAGGTGCAGAAGAACCAGATGATGGCCGGCATCACCGCCATGCGCAAGCAGCTTGAGCTGATGCGCAAAGCCTCCGCGCGCAATCCCGGCAATCCCCTGGCCGCGTCCATGCTCGACGGCGGCGCCGCGCAGATCGCGCAGCTCGAGGCACGGCGGCGCGAACTCTTGCAGGTGTACAACGAAGGCCATCCCGAACTGGTTCGCCTGCAGGCGCGCATCGACGCCATTCGCCAGGGCGGCGAAAGTCCCGGCGCCGGCGACGCGGCACTGGCCGAGGGCGCTTTCAATCCGTCCGAGGATCCGGTCTATGTCGATCTCAAGATGCGCCTCAACATGGCTGAATCCGAGTATCAGGCCCTCGATGGGCGCGAGCGCGAGTTGCACGCCCTGGTGCAGCAGACCCAGATCAAGCTGCGCGATTATCCCGAGGAGAAAAAGGTTCTGGCCGATCTGGAACGCGAGCGCAACAACTATCAGAGCCTCTACGAGCAGTTGCTTCAGCGCCAGGGTGTGACGGAGGTCTCCAAGCAGATGGAGGTGGCCGACAAGACCACCACCTTCCGCATCGTCGATCCGGCGGTGTTGCCGCGCACTCCCGTGAGCATCGATCGCCTCAAGGTGATGCTGTTCGGCGTGTTCGTCGGCTTCGGCGCGGGCATAGCGCTGGTCGTCCTGCTTGAGCTGATCAGTGGAAAATTCAAGGATGTCAATGACCTGCGCCAACTCGGCGTGCCCATTCTGGCGGAGATTCCCAGCATTCCCAATCCTGTCCTGGAAGCACGGCGCAAAAAGTTCAACATGGCGCGCTATGCCTGCGCGGCTTGCGGTTTCTTGATCGTCGGCGGTTTTCTGCTGCACGACGCCCTCGGTCTCGGGGTCATCGACCAGTTCATCATTGATACCCGGCTTGATCAGCTTGTCGGCAAAGTCATGAGCTTCATCATTTAA